The Homo sapiens chromosome 5, GRCh38.p14 Primary Assembly genome includes a window with the following:
- the ZFP62 gene encoding zinc finger protein 62 homolog isoform X5, translating into MSHLKTSTEDEEPTEEYENVGNAASKWPKVEDPMPESKVGDTCVWDSKVENQQKKPVENRMKEDKSSIREAISKAKSTANIKTEQEGEASEKSLHLSPQHITHQTMPIGQRGSEQGKRVENINGTSYPSLQQKTNAVKKLHKCDECGKSFKYNSRLVQHKIMHTGEKRYECDDCGGTFRSSSSLRVHKRIHTGEKPYKCEECGKAYMSYSSLINHKSTHSGEKNCKCDECGKSFNYSSVLDQHKRIHTGEKPYECGECGKAFRNSSGLRVHKRIHTGEKPYECDICGKTFSNSSGLRVHKRIHTGEKPYECDECGKAFITCRTLLNHKSIHFGDKPYKCDECEKSFNYSSLLIQHKVIHTGEKPYECDECGKAFRNSSGLIVHKRIHTGEKPYKCDVCGKAFSYSSGLAVHKSIHPGKKAHECKECGKSFSYNSLLLQHRTIHTGERPYVCDVCGKTFRNNAGLKVHRRLHTGEKPYKCDVCGKAYISRSSLKNHKGIHLGEKPYKCSYCEKSFNYSSALEQHKRIHTREKPFGCDECGKAFRNNSGLKVHKRIHTGERPYKCEECGKAYISLSSLINHKSVHPGEKPFKCDECEKAFITYRTLTNHKKVHLGEKPYKCDVCEKSFNYTSLLSQHRRVHTREKPYECDRCEKVFRNNSSLKVHKRIHTGERPYECDVCGKAYISHSSLINHKSTHPGRTPHTCDECGKAFFSSRTLISHKRVHLGEKPFKCVECGKSFSYSSLLSQHKRIHTGEKPYVCDRCGKAFRNSSGLTVHKRIHTGEFSSVGFRNERITTRTTPEDGVS; encoded by the exons A TGTCACATTTGAAGACGAGCACTGAGGATGAGGAACCAACTGAAGAATATGAAAATGTTGGAAATGCAGCATCTAAGTGGCCAAAAGTGGAGGATCCTATGCCTGAATCTAAGGTTGGTGACACATGTGTTTGGGATAGCAAGGTAGAGAATCAACAGAAAAAGCCTGTGGAAAACAGGATGAAGGAGGACAAAAGCAGCATCAGGGAAGCAATCAGCAAAGCCAAGAGTACAGCAAATATAAAGACAGAACAGGAAGGTGAGGCATCTGAGAAGAGCTTGCATCTGAGCCCACAGCATATCACACACCAGACTATGCCTATAGGACAGAGAGGCAGTGAGCAAGGCAAACGTGTGGAGAACATTAATGGAACCTCCTACCCTAGTCTACAGCAGAAAACCAATGCTGTTAAGAAATTACATAAATGTGATGAATGTGGGAAATCCTTCAAATATAATTCCCGCCTTGTTCAACATAAAATTATGCACACTGGGGAAAAGCGCTATGAATGTGATGACTGTGGAGGGACTTTCCGGAGCAGCTCGAGCCTTCGGGTCCACAAACGGATCCACACTGGGGAGAAGCCGTACAAGTGtgaggaatgtgggaaagcctacATGTCCTACTCCAGCCTTATAAACCACAAAAGCACCCATTCTGGGGAGAAGAACTGTAAATGTGATGAATGTGGAAAATCCTTCAATTATAGCTCTGTTCTGGACCAGCATAAAAGGATCCACACTGGGGAGAAGCCCTATGAATGTGGTGagtgtgggaaggccttcagGAACAGCTCTGGGCTCAGAGTCCACAAAAGGATCCACACGGGGGAGAAGCCCTATGAATGCGACATCTGTGGGAAAACCTTCAGTAACAGCTCTGGCCTTAGGGTCCATAAAAGGATCCACACAGGTGAGAAACCTTACGAATGTGATGAGTGTGGGAAGGCCTTCATTACTTGTAGAACACTTCTCAACCATAAAAGCATCCACTTTGGAGATAAACCCTATAAATGTGATGAGTGTGAGAAATCTTTTAATTATAGCTCTCTTCTCATTCAGCATAAAGTcatccacactggagagaaaccttatgaatgtgATGAATGTGGGAAGGCTTTCAGGAACAGCTCAGGCCTCATAGTGCATAAAAGGatccacacaggagagaaaccttacaagtgtgaTGTCTGTGGCAAAGCATTCAGCTATAGCTCAGGCCTCGCAGTCCATAAAAGCATTCACCCTGGGAAGAAAGCCCATGAATGTAAGGAGTGTGGGAAATCCTTTAGTTATAACTCACTACTTCTTCAACACAGAACTATTCATACCGGAGAGAGACCTtatgtatgtgatgtgtgtgggAAAACGTTCAGAAACAATGCAGGCCTCAAAGTCCACAGGAGGCTCCATACTGGGGAAAAACCATATAAGTGTGATGTGTGTGGGAAAGCCTATATCTCACGCTCTAGCCTTAAAAATCACAAAGGAATCCACCTTGGGGAGAAGCCCTATAAATGTAGCTATTGTGAGAAATCCTTCAACTACAGCTCTGCCCTTGAACAGCATAAAAGGATTCATACCAGGGAAAAACCCTTTGGGTGTGATGAGTGTGGTAAAGCTTTCAGAAATAATTCTGGCCTTAAAGTACATAAACGAATCCACACTGGGGAACgaccttacaaatgtgaagaatgtgggaaAGCATACATCTCTCTCTCGAGCCTTATAAATCATAAAAGTGTACACCCTGGGGAGAAGCCCTTTAAGTGTGACGAGTGTGAGAAGGCCTTCATCACATACCGAACCCTTACAAACCACAAAAAAGTTCATCTTGGGGAGAAGCCCTACAAATGTGATGTGTGTGAGAAATCTTTTAATTACACATCGCTCCTTTCTCAGCACAGAAGGGTCCACACtagagagaaaccctatgaatgtgaCAGGTGTGAGAAGGTCTTCAGAAACAACTCAAGCCTTAAAGTTCATAAAAGAATCCATACTGGGGAGAGGCCCTATGAATGTGATGTGTGTGGAAAAGCCTACATCTCACACTCAAGCCTTATTAACCATAAGAGTACCCACCCTGGCAGGACACCCCATACATGTGATGAATGTGGAAAAGCTTTTTTCTCAAGCAGAACTCTTATAAGCCATAAAAGAGTCCATCTTGGGGAGAAACCCTTCAAGTGTGTTGAGTGTGGGAAATCTTTCAGTTACAGCTCTCTCCTTTCTCAGCACAAGAGGATCCACACAGGGGAGAAACCCTATGTGTGTGATAGGTGTGGGAAGGCCTTCAGGAACAGCTCAGGCCTCACAGTGCATAAAAGGATCCACACag GGGAATTTTCCTCCGTGGGATTCAGAAATGAGAGGATCACCACCAGGACAACACCTGAAGATGGTGTTAGCTGA
- the ZFP62 gene encoding zinc finger protein 62 homolog isoform X3, which yields MSEHRSCVLFRFVLQSCVSHLKTSTEDEEPTEEYENVGNAASKWPKVEDPMPESKVGDTCVWDSKVENQQKKPVENRMKEDKSSIREAISKAKSTANIKTEQEGEASEKSLHLSPQHITHQTMPIGQRGSEQGKRVENINGTSYPSLQQKTNAVKKLHKCDECGKSFKYNSRLVQHKIMHTGEKRYECDDCGGTFRSSSSLRVHKRIHTGEKPYKCEECGKAYMSYSSLINHKSTHSGEKNCKCDECGKSFNYSSVLDQHKRIHTGEKPYECGECGKAFRNSSGLRVHKRIHTGEKPYECDICGKTFSNSSGLRVHKRIHTGEKPYECDECGKAFITCRTLLNHKSIHFGDKPYKCDECEKSFNYSSLLIQHKVIHTGEKPYECDECGKAFRNSSGLIVHKRIHTGEKPYKCDVCGKAFSYSSGLAVHKSIHPGKKAHECKECGKSFSYNSLLLQHRTIHTGERPYVCDVCGKTFRNNAGLKVHRRLHTGEKPYKCDVCGKAYISRSSLKNHKGIHLGEKPYKCSYCEKSFNYSSALEQHKRIHTREKPFGCDECGKAFRNNSGLKVHKRIHTGERPYKCEECGKAYISLSSLINHKSVHPGEKPFKCDECEKAFITYRTLTNHKKVHLGEKPYKCDVCEKSFNYTSLLSQHRRVHTREKPYECDRCEKVFRNNSSLKVHKRIHTGERPYECDVCGKAYISHSSLINHKSTHPGRTPHTCDECGKAFFSSRTLISHKRVHLGEKPFKCVECGKSFSYSSLLSQHKRIHTGEKPYVCDRCGKAFRNSSGLTVHKRIHTGEFSSVGFRNERITTRTTPEDGVS from the exons ATGTCAGAACACAGAAGTtgtgttttgtttcgttttgttttacAGAGCTGTG TGTCACATTTGAAGACGAGCACTGAGGATGAGGAACCAACTGAAGAATATGAAAATGTTGGAAATGCAGCATCTAAGTGGCCAAAAGTGGAGGATCCTATGCCTGAATCTAAGGTTGGTGACACATGTGTTTGGGATAGCAAGGTAGAGAATCAACAGAAAAAGCCTGTGGAAAACAGGATGAAGGAGGACAAAAGCAGCATCAGGGAAGCAATCAGCAAAGCCAAGAGTACAGCAAATATAAAGACAGAACAGGAAGGTGAGGCATCTGAGAAGAGCTTGCATCTGAGCCCACAGCATATCACACACCAGACTATGCCTATAGGACAGAGAGGCAGTGAGCAAGGCAAACGTGTGGAGAACATTAATGGAACCTCCTACCCTAGTCTACAGCAGAAAACCAATGCTGTTAAGAAATTACATAAATGTGATGAATGTGGGAAATCCTTCAAATATAATTCCCGCCTTGTTCAACATAAAATTATGCACACTGGGGAAAAGCGCTATGAATGTGATGACTGTGGAGGGACTTTCCGGAGCAGCTCGAGCCTTCGGGTCCACAAACGGATCCACACTGGGGAGAAGCCGTACAAGTGtgaggaatgtgggaaagcctacATGTCCTACTCCAGCCTTATAAACCACAAAAGCACCCATTCTGGGGAGAAGAACTGTAAATGTGATGAATGTGGAAAATCCTTCAATTATAGCTCTGTTCTGGACCAGCATAAAAGGATCCACACTGGGGAGAAGCCCTATGAATGTGGTGagtgtgggaaggccttcagGAACAGCTCTGGGCTCAGAGTCCACAAAAGGATCCACACGGGGGAGAAGCCCTATGAATGCGACATCTGTGGGAAAACCTTCAGTAACAGCTCTGGCCTTAGGGTCCATAAAAGGATCCACACAGGTGAGAAACCTTACGAATGTGATGAGTGTGGGAAGGCCTTCATTACTTGTAGAACACTTCTCAACCATAAAAGCATCCACTTTGGAGATAAACCCTATAAATGTGATGAGTGTGAGAAATCTTTTAATTATAGCTCTCTTCTCATTCAGCATAAAGTcatccacactggagagaaaccttatgaatgtgATGAATGTGGGAAGGCTTTCAGGAACAGCTCAGGCCTCATAGTGCATAAAAGGatccacacaggagagaaaccttacaagtgtgaTGTCTGTGGCAAAGCATTCAGCTATAGCTCAGGCCTCGCAGTCCATAAAAGCATTCACCCTGGGAAGAAAGCCCATGAATGTAAGGAGTGTGGGAAATCCTTTAGTTATAACTCACTACTTCTTCAACACAGAACTATTCATACCGGAGAGAGACCTtatgtatgtgatgtgtgtgggAAAACGTTCAGAAACAATGCAGGCCTCAAAGTCCACAGGAGGCTCCATACTGGGGAAAAACCATATAAGTGTGATGTGTGTGGGAAAGCCTATATCTCACGCTCTAGCCTTAAAAATCACAAAGGAATCCACCTTGGGGAGAAGCCCTATAAATGTAGCTATTGTGAGAAATCCTTCAACTACAGCTCTGCCCTTGAACAGCATAAAAGGATTCATACCAGGGAAAAACCCTTTGGGTGTGATGAGTGTGGTAAAGCTTTCAGAAATAATTCTGGCCTTAAAGTACATAAACGAATCCACACTGGGGAACgaccttacaaatgtgaagaatgtgggaaAGCATACATCTCTCTCTCGAGCCTTATAAATCATAAAAGTGTACACCCTGGGGAGAAGCCCTTTAAGTGTGACGAGTGTGAGAAGGCCTTCATCACATACCGAACCCTTACAAACCACAAAAAAGTTCATCTTGGGGAGAAGCCCTACAAATGTGATGTGTGTGAGAAATCTTTTAATTACACATCGCTCCTTTCTCAGCACAGAAGGGTCCACACtagagagaaaccctatgaatgtgaCAGGTGTGAGAAGGTCTTCAGAAACAACTCAAGCCTTAAAGTTCATAAAAGAATCCATACTGGGGAGAGGCCCTATGAATGTGATGTGTGTGGAAAAGCCTACATCTCACACTCAAGCCTTATTAACCATAAGAGTACCCACCCTGGCAGGACACCCCATACATGTGATGAATGTGGAAAAGCTTTTTTCTCAAGCAGAACTCTTATAAGCCATAAAAGAGTCCATCTTGGGGAGAAACCCTTCAAGTGTGTTGAGTGTGGGAAATCTTTCAGTTACAGCTCTCTCCTTTCTCAGCACAAGAGGATCCACACAGGGGAGAAACCCTATGTGTGTGATAGGTGTGGGAAGGCCTTCAGGAACAGCTCAGGCCTCACAGTGCATAAAAGGATCCACACag GGGAATTTTCCTCCGTGGGATTCAGAAATGAGAGGATCACCACCAGGACAACACCTGAAGATGGTGTTAGCTGA
- the ZFP62 gene encoding zinc finger protein 62 homolog isoform X7: protein MSHLKTSTEDEEPTEEYENVGNAASKWPKVEDPMPESKVGDTCVWDSKVENQQKKPVENRMKEDKSSIREAISKAKSTANIKTEQEGEASEKSLHLSPQHITHQTMPIGQRGSEQGKRVENINGTSYPSLQQKTNAVKKLHKCDECGKSFKYNSRLVQHKIMHTGEKRYECDDCGGTFRSSSSLRVHKRIHTGEKPYKCEECGKAYMSYSSLINHKSTHSGEKNCKCDECGKSFNYSSVLDQHKRIHTGEKPYECGECGKAFRNSSGLRVHKRIHTGEKPYECDICGKTFSNSSGLRVHKRIHTGEKPYECDECGKAFITCRTLLNHKSIHFGDKPYKCDECEKSFNYSSLLIQHKVIHTGEKPYECDECGKAFRNSSGLIVHKRIHTGEKPYKCDVCGKAFSYSSGLAVHKSIHPGKKAHECKECGKSFSYNSLLLQHRTIHTGERPYVCDVCGKTFRNNAGLKVHRRLHTGEKPYKCDVCGKAYISRSSLKNHKGIHLGEKPYKCSYCEKSFNYSSALEQHKRIHTREKPFGCDECGKAFRNNSGLKVHKRIHTGERPYKCEECGKAYISLSSLINHKSVHPGEKPFKCDECEKAFITYRTLTNHKKVHLGEKPYKCDVCEKSFNYTSLLSQHRRVHTREKPYECDRCEKVFRNNSSLKVHKRIHTGERPYECDVCGKAYISHSSLINHKSTHPGRTPHTCDECGKAFFSSRTLISHKRVHLGEKPFKCVECGKSFSYSSLLSQHKRIHTGEKPYVCDRCGKAFRNSSGLTVHKRIHTGELPYLSSS from the exons A TGTCACATTTGAAGACGAGCACTGAGGATGAGGAACCAACTGAAGAATATGAAAATGTTGGAAATGCAGCATCTAAGTGGCCAAAAGTGGAGGATCCTATGCCTGAATCTAAGGTTGGTGACACATGTGTTTGGGATAGCAAGGTAGAGAATCAACAGAAAAAGCCTGTGGAAAACAGGATGAAGGAGGACAAAAGCAGCATCAGGGAAGCAATCAGCAAAGCCAAGAGTACAGCAAATATAAAGACAGAACAGGAAGGTGAGGCATCTGAGAAGAGCTTGCATCTGAGCCCACAGCATATCACACACCAGACTATGCCTATAGGACAGAGAGGCAGTGAGCAAGGCAAACGTGTGGAGAACATTAATGGAACCTCCTACCCTAGTCTACAGCAGAAAACCAATGCTGTTAAGAAATTACATAAATGTGATGAATGTGGGAAATCCTTCAAATATAATTCCCGCCTTGTTCAACATAAAATTATGCACACTGGGGAAAAGCGCTATGAATGTGATGACTGTGGAGGGACTTTCCGGAGCAGCTCGAGCCTTCGGGTCCACAAACGGATCCACACTGGGGAGAAGCCGTACAAGTGtgaggaatgtgggaaagcctacATGTCCTACTCCAGCCTTATAAACCACAAAAGCACCCATTCTGGGGAGAAGAACTGTAAATGTGATGAATGTGGAAAATCCTTCAATTATAGCTCTGTTCTGGACCAGCATAAAAGGATCCACACTGGGGAGAAGCCCTATGAATGTGGTGagtgtgggaaggccttcagGAACAGCTCTGGGCTCAGAGTCCACAAAAGGATCCACACGGGGGAGAAGCCCTATGAATGCGACATCTGTGGGAAAACCTTCAGTAACAGCTCTGGCCTTAGGGTCCATAAAAGGATCCACACAGGTGAGAAACCTTACGAATGTGATGAGTGTGGGAAGGCCTTCATTACTTGTAGAACACTTCTCAACCATAAAAGCATCCACTTTGGAGATAAACCCTATAAATGTGATGAGTGTGAGAAATCTTTTAATTATAGCTCTCTTCTCATTCAGCATAAAGTcatccacactggagagaaaccttatgaatgtgATGAATGTGGGAAGGCTTTCAGGAACAGCTCAGGCCTCATAGTGCATAAAAGGatccacacaggagagaaaccttacaagtgtgaTGTCTGTGGCAAAGCATTCAGCTATAGCTCAGGCCTCGCAGTCCATAAAAGCATTCACCCTGGGAAGAAAGCCCATGAATGTAAGGAGTGTGGGAAATCCTTTAGTTATAACTCACTACTTCTTCAACACAGAACTATTCATACCGGAGAGAGACCTtatgtatgtgatgtgtgtgggAAAACGTTCAGAAACAATGCAGGCCTCAAAGTCCACAGGAGGCTCCATACTGGGGAAAAACCATATAAGTGTGATGTGTGTGGGAAAGCCTATATCTCACGCTCTAGCCTTAAAAATCACAAAGGAATCCACCTTGGGGAGAAGCCCTATAAATGTAGCTATTGTGAGAAATCCTTCAACTACAGCTCTGCCCTTGAACAGCATAAAAGGATTCATACCAGGGAAAAACCCTTTGGGTGTGATGAGTGTGGTAAAGCTTTCAGAAATAATTCTGGCCTTAAAGTACATAAACGAATCCACACTGGGGAACgaccttacaaatgtgaagaatgtgggaaAGCATACATCTCTCTCTCGAGCCTTATAAATCATAAAAGTGTACACCCTGGGGAGAAGCCCTTTAAGTGTGACGAGTGTGAGAAGGCCTTCATCACATACCGAACCCTTACAAACCACAAAAAAGTTCATCTTGGGGAGAAGCCCTACAAATGTGATGTGTGTGAGAAATCTTTTAATTACACATCGCTCCTTTCTCAGCACAGAAGGGTCCACACtagagagaaaccctatgaatgtgaCAGGTGTGAGAAGGTCTTCAGAAACAACTCAAGCCTTAAAGTTCATAAAAGAATCCATACTGGGGAGAGGCCCTATGAATGTGATGTGTGTGGAAAAGCCTACATCTCACACTCAAGCCTTATTAACCATAAGAGTACCCACCCTGGCAGGACACCCCATACATGTGATGAATGTGGAAAAGCTTTTTTCTCAAGCAGAACTCTTATAAGCCATAAAAGAGTCCATCTTGGGGAGAAACCCTTCAAGTGTGTTGAGTGTGGGAAATCTTTCAGTTACAGCTCTCTCCTTTCTCAGCACAAGAGGATCCACACAGGGGAGAAACCCTATGTGTGTGATAGGTGTGGGAAGGCCTTCAGGAACAGCTCAGGCCTCACAGTGCATAAAAGGATCCACACag GAGAGCTCCCGTACTTGAGCTCCAGCTGA
- the ZFP62 gene encoding zinc finger protein 62 homolog isoform X4, translating into MSEHRSCVLFRFVLQSCVSHLKTSTEDEEPTEEYENVGNAASKWPKVEDPMPESKVGDTCVWDSKVENQQKKPVENRMKEDKSSIREAISKAKSTANIKTEQEGEASEKSLHLSPQHITHQTMPIGQRGSEQGKRVENINGTSYPSLQQKTNAVKKLHKCDECGKSFKYNSRLVQHKIMHTGEKRYECDDCGGTFRSSSSLRVHKRIHTGEKPYKCEECGKAYMSYSSLINHKSTHSGEKNCKCDECGKSFNYSSVLDQHKRIHTGEKPYECGECGKAFRNSSGLRVHKRIHTGEKPYECDICGKTFSNSSGLRVHKRIHTGEKPYECDECGKAFITCRTLLNHKSIHFGDKPYKCDECEKSFNYSSLLIQHKVIHTGEKPYECDECGKAFRNSSGLIVHKRIHTGEKPYKCDVCGKAFSYSSGLAVHKSIHPGKKAHECKECGKSFSYNSLLLQHRTIHTGERPYVCDVCGKTFRNNAGLKVHRRLHTGEKPYKCDVCGKAYISRSSLKNHKGIHLGEKPYKCSYCEKSFNYSSALEQHKRIHTREKPFGCDECGKAFRNNSGLKVHKRIHTGERPYKCEECGKAYISLSSLINHKSVHPGEKPFKCDECEKAFITYRTLTNHKKVHLGEKPYKCDVCEKSFNYTSLLSQHRRVHTREKPYECDRCEKVFRNNSSLKVHKRIHTGERPYECDVCGKAYISHSSLINHKSTHPGRTPHTCDECGKAFFSSRTLISHKRVHLGEKPFKCVECGKSFSYSSLLSQHKRIHTGEKPYVCDRCGKAFRNSSGLTVHKRIHTGELPYLSSS; encoded by the exons ATGTCAGAACACAGAAGTtgtgttttgtttcgttttgttttacAGAGCTGTG TGTCACATTTGAAGACGAGCACTGAGGATGAGGAACCAACTGAAGAATATGAAAATGTTGGAAATGCAGCATCTAAGTGGCCAAAAGTGGAGGATCCTATGCCTGAATCTAAGGTTGGTGACACATGTGTTTGGGATAGCAAGGTAGAGAATCAACAGAAAAAGCCTGTGGAAAACAGGATGAAGGAGGACAAAAGCAGCATCAGGGAAGCAATCAGCAAAGCCAAGAGTACAGCAAATATAAAGACAGAACAGGAAGGTGAGGCATCTGAGAAGAGCTTGCATCTGAGCCCACAGCATATCACACACCAGACTATGCCTATAGGACAGAGAGGCAGTGAGCAAGGCAAACGTGTGGAGAACATTAATGGAACCTCCTACCCTAGTCTACAGCAGAAAACCAATGCTGTTAAGAAATTACATAAATGTGATGAATGTGGGAAATCCTTCAAATATAATTCCCGCCTTGTTCAACATAAAATTATGCACACTGGGGAAAAGCGCTATGAATGTGATGACTGTGGAGGGACTTTCCGGAGCAGCTCGAGCCTTCGGGTCCACAAACGGATCCACACTGGGGAGAAGCCGTACAAGTGtgaggaatgtgggaaagcctacATGTCCTACTCCAGCCTTATAAACCACAAAAGCACCCATTCTGGGGAGAAGAACTGTAAATGTGATGAATGTGGAAAATCCTTCAATTATAGCTCTGTTCTGGACCAGCATAAAAGGATCCACACTGGGGAGAAGCCCTATGAATGTGGTGagtgtgggaaggccttcagGAACAGCTCTGGGCTCAGAGTCCACAAAAGGATCCACACGGGGGAGAAGCCCTATGAATGCGACATCTGTGGGAAAACCTTCAGTAACAGCTCTGGCCTTAGGGTCCATAAAAGGATCCACACAGGTGAGAAACCTTACGAATGTGATGAGTGTGGGAAGGCCTTCATTACTTGTAGAACACTTCTCAACCATAAAAGCATCCACTTTGGAGATAAACCCTATAAATGTGATGAGTGTGAGAAATCTTTTAATTATAGCTCTCTTCTCATTCAGCATAAAGTcatccacactggagagaaaccttatgaatgtgATGAATGTGGGAAGGCTTTCAGGAACAGCTCAGGCCTCATAGTGCATAAAAGGatccacacaggagagaaaccttacaagtgtgaTGTCTGTGGCAAAGCATTCAGCTATAGCTCAGGCCTCGCAGTCCATAAAAGCATTCACCCTGGGAAGAAAGCCCATGAATGTAAGGAGTGTGGGAAATCCTTTAGTTATAACTCACTACTTCTTCAACACAGAACTATTCATACCGGAGAGAGACCTtatgtatgtgatgtgtgtgggAAAACGTTCAGAAACAATGCAGGCCTCAAAGTCCACAGGAGGCTCCATACTGGGGAAAAACCATATAAGTGTGATGTGTGTGGGAAAGCCTATATCTCACGCTCTAGCCTTAAAAATCACAAAGGAATCCACCTTGGGGAGAAGCCCTATAAATGTAGCTATTGTGAGAAATCCTTCAACTACAGCTCTGCCCTTGAACAGCATAAAAGGATTCATACCAGGGAAAAACCCTTTGGGTGTGATGAGTGTGGTAAAGCTTTCAGAAATAATTCTGGCCTTAAAGTACATAAACGAATCCACACTGGGGAACgaccttacaaatgtgaagaatgtgggaaAGCATACATCTCTCTCTCGAGCCTTATAAATCATAAAAGTGTACACCCTGGGGAGAAGCCCTTTAAGTGTGACGAGTGTGAGAAGGCCTTCATCACATACCGAACCCTTACAAACCACAAAAAAGTTCATCTTGGGGAGAAGCCCTACAAATGTGATGTGTGTGAGAAATCTTTTAATTACACATCGCTCCTTTCTCAGCACAGAAGGGTCCACACtagagagaaaccctatgaatgtgaCAGGTGTGAGAAGGTCTTCAGAAACAACTCAAGCCTTAAAGTTCATAAAAGAATCCATACTGGGGAGAGGCCCTATGAATGTGATGTGTGTGGAAAAGCCTACATCTCACACTCAAGCCTTATTAACCATAAGAGTACCCACCCTGGCAGGACACCCCATACATGTGATGAATGTGGAAAAGCTTTTTTCTCAAGCAGAACTCTTATAAGCCATAAAAGAGTCCATCTTGGGGAGAAACCCTTCAAGTGTGTTGAGTGTGGGAAATCTTTCAGTTACAGCTCTCTCCTTTCTCAGCACAAGAGGATCCACACAGGGGAGAAACCCTATGTGTGTGATAGGTGTGGGAAGGCCTTCAGGAACAGCTCAGGCCTCACAGTGCATAAAAGGATCCACACag GAGAGCTCCCGTACTTGAGCTCCAGCTGA